A genomic region of Chryseobacterium sp. KACC 21268 contains the following coding sequences:
- a CDS encoding T9SS type A sorting domain-containing protein, whose translation MNKIKLLYVFLLLAFTQVLGQTVTFNESKGWIETAFVKWQPVANAGRYNVYYSGEGVVDKKIDDYLIRSYGTYFRADIPGLKAGSYTISVKPVVLGIEGTGSTTSTLTVLPQDRTGFAFHNGRVPGGYKADGTPKDNAIILYITQKSKDSVPFNVVTKANGGTTPYVGFQNILSGIKKGYDTRPYIFRLVGNITDATTMEGGDFVIENDNNANSYITVEGIGDDATANGWGIRVKNGTNVEISNIGFMNCDSGEGDDIGLQQNNSYVWVHNNDLFYGNAGSDADQIKGDGALDNKGSSYNTFSYNHFWDNGKASLLGLSENTTTGLYISYHHNWFDHSDSRHPRVRFYSAHIYNNYFDGIAKYGSGSTEGSSLFLEGNYFRNAKNPMMISLQGTDVWNPTKQMNDPGNQGTFSGEDGGMIKAFNNKMDLDIATNSMRFVAYADPDPLFNIEGKISSLTDFDAYLAATRGETVPATVKSKVGAKVYNNFDTDASLYIKNLVVEDPTVARDRVKLYSGRVQGGDFKWVFDNAIDDKSYAVITGLKSQLTNYTTNMVFIQAESSSQTLVNTSGNKDQTVASGTAIASIVFTWGGDATDVAVTGVPANGLTVAKDAAAKTVTISGTPTASTSYTITTTGGSGSAASISGAVTVGNTPPPATGGEIHNFTTSGKVSTFYTITGNMNSTDGSTSYDGLTLTKRFKMESATSINYTTSQVSTLTLVFDADFAKAVKFDGTNYTAVNGVVTIPNVAAGAHSITKGDTTNLFYIKTAYATMATSDINKAQVTLYPNPVSDYLNINTAGQKILNVKVYTFAGNMVKHINDAKENAIDLRSLNTGNYIVTITTDKGTITKKIIKK comes from the coding sequence ATGAATAAAATTAAATTACTTTATGTGTTCCTACTTCTTGCATTCACGCAGGTATTAGGACAAACTGTTACATTCAACGAATCAAAAGGTTGGATAGAAACTGCCTTTGTAAAATGGCAACCAGTGGCAAATGCTGGGCGATACAACGTTTATTACTCCGGTGAAGGTGTTGTAGATAAAAAGATTGACGATTATTTGATTCGTAGCTACGGAACGTATTTCCGTGCAGACATCCCTGGATTGAAGGCTGGTTCTTACACCATCTCTGTAAAGCCAGTGGTTTTAGGAATTGAAGGTACAGGTTCTACAACCAGTACATTGACAGTTCTTCCGCAAGACAGAACAGGTTTTGCTTTCCATAATGGAAGAGTGCCCGGTGGTTACAAAGCGGATGGAACGCCAAAAGATAATGCCATTATCCTTTACATTACTCAAAAATCTAAAGATTCTGTTCCTTTCAATGTCGTTACTAAAGCAAATGGCGGTACTACACCGTACGTTGGATTCCAAAATATTCTTTCCGGAATTAAAAAAGGTTATGACACAAGACCATACATTTTCCGTTTAGTTGGTAACATTACAGATGCAACAACGATGGAAGGCGGCGATTTTGTAATCGAAAATGACAACAATGCAAACAGCTACATCACTGTAGAAGGTATCGGAGACGATGCAACTGCAAACGGTTGGGGAATTCGCGTGAAAAATGGAACCAATGTAGAGATCAGTAATATTGGTTTCATGAACTGCGACAGCGGCGAAGGAGATGATATCGGTTTACAGCAAAACAACTCTTACGTGTGGGTTCACAACAACGACCTTTTCTACGGAAATGCAGGTAGTGATGCAGATCAAATCAAAGGAGACGGTGCTCTCGACAATAAAGGAAGTTCTTACAACACTTTTTCTTACAACCACTTCTGGGACAATGGGAAAGCAAGTTTATTAGGTCTTAGTGAAAATACAACGACTGGTCTTTATATTTCTTATCACCACAACTGGTTCGACCATTCAGATTCAAGACATCCGAGAGTAAGATTCTATTCAGCTCACATTTACAACAACTATTTTGACGGAATTGCAAAATATGGTTCCGGCTCTACAGAGGGTTCTTCTCTTTTCTTGGAAGGAAACTACTTCCGTAATGCAAAAAATCCAATGATGATCTCTCTTCAAGGAACAGATGTTTGGAATCCAACAAAACAGATGAATGATCCGGGTAACCAAGGAACTTTTTCAGGAGAAGATGGAGGAATGATCAAAGCTTTCAATAATAAAATGGATTTAGATATTGCAACGAATTCTATGCGTTTCGTAGCTTATGCTGATCCGGATCCATTATTTAACATCGAAGGAAAGATCAGCTCTTTGACAGATTTTGATGCTTACCTGGCAGCAACCCGTGGAGAAACTGTTCCAGCTACAGTAAAATCTAAAGTAGGTGCTAAAGTGTACAACAACTTTGATACAGATGCTTCTCTTTATATCAAAAATCTGGTAGTAGAAGATCCTACTGTTGCAAGAGATAGAGTAAAACTTTATTCTGGTAGAGTACAAGGTGGAGATTTCAAATGGGTTTTTGATAACGCAATAGATGATAAATCTTACGCTGTGATTACAGGACTTAAATCTCAGCTGACAAACTACACAACCAATATGGTTTTCATCCAGGCAGAAAGCAGCAGCCAAACTTTGGTCAATACTTCTGGTAACAAAGATCAGACAGTAGCATCTGGAACTGCAATTGCTTCTATCGTTTTCACTTGGGGTGGAGATGCTACAGATGTTGCAGTAACAGGTGTACCTGCCAACGGACTGACTGTTGCGAAAGATGCAGCTGCTAAAACAGTGACTATTTCTGGAACACCGACTGCTTCAACTTCTTATACAATTACTACAACCGGAGGCTCAGGATCTGCAGCTTCTATCAGTGGAGCCGTGACGGTAGGTAACACACCTCCTCCAGCAACTGGTGGTGAAATCCACAACTTCACAACTTCTGGAAAAGTGAGTACGTTCTACACGATCACAGGAAATATGAACTCAACAGATGGTTCTACCTCTTATGATGGATTGACATTGACCAAGCGTTTCAAAATGGAGTCCGCTACAAGTATCAATTATACAACGTCTCAAGTTTCCACTTTGACATTGGTATTCGATGCTGATTTTGCGAAAGCCGTGAAGTTTGACGGAACCAATTACACAGCGGTCAATGGCGTGGTAACCATTCCAAACGTTGCAGCAGGAGCTCATAGTATTACAAAGGGTGACACCACCAATTTGTTCTACATCAAAACAGCTTATGCAACGATGGCGACCAGTGATATCAACAAAGCCCAAGTAACATTATATCCAAATCCGGTTTCTGATTATTTAAATATCAATACAGCCGGACAGAAGATCCTTAATGTAAAAGTTTACACTTTTGCAGGGAACATGGTTAAGCATATAAATGATGCAAAAGAAAACGCAATTGATTTGAGAAGTTTGAATACTGGTAATTATATCGTGACGATTACAACAGATAAAGGAACAATTACCAAAAAAATTATCAAAAAATAA
- a CDS encoding pectinesterase family protein: MKQPNIKKILLFFSFILALTSINSFSVKINDSEKIYTVSKDGSGDFKTVQEAIDATGNELQTFTKIFIKKGTYREKITIPATKGPITFEGENLKETIIIYDDFASKKNVEGKEMGTTGSSTIFIFSNDFSAKNITFQNDAGKVGQAVAVLITGDRSIFENCRFLGFQDTLYLKGQQDDPNKTREVRSYFKNCYIEGTTDFIFGAATAVFEKCEIYAKESATYLTAASTPEGKKYGFVFIDCKITGDAKSQSVYLGRPWRPFAKTVFINTEISEVIKPEGWHNWNKPDAEKTTFYGEFNSKGIGSNVKERVYWSHQLSKKEAEEYSIKNILSGTDNWNFKIKK; encoded by the coding sequence ATGAAGCAACCCAACATCAAAAAAATTCTATTGTTTTTTTCCTTTATCCTTGCTTTGACCAGTATCAATTCTTTCAGCGTTAAAATCAATGATTCTGAAAAAATATATACGGTTTCAAAAGATGGTTCTGGAGATTTCAAAACAGTTCAGGAAGCGATTGATGCAACAGGAAACGAACTTCAAACTTTTACTAAGATCTTTATTAAGAAAGGAACGTACAGAGAAAAGATAACAATTCCAGCAACCAAAGGTCCAATCACTTTTGAAGGTGAAAACCTCAAAGAGACCATTATCATCTATGATGATTTTGCGTCCAAGAAAAATGTTGAAGGTAAAGAAATGGGAACAACTGGTTCATCCACGATCTTTATTTTTTCTAATGACTTCTCAGCGAAGAATATCACGTTCCAAAATGATGCTGGCAAAGTTGGACAAGCTGTTGCTGTTTTGATTACTGGCGACCGCTCGATTTTTGAGAACTGCCGATTTCTTGGATTTCAAGACACATTGTATTTGAAAGGCCAGCAAGACGATCCCAACAAAACGAGAGAAGTCAGAAGTTATTTCAAAAACTGCTACATCGAGGGAACAACGGATTTTATCTTCGGAGCGGCAACGGCTGTTTTCGAAAAGTGTGAGATCTACGCAAAAGAATCTGCAACATATCTCACGGCAGCTTCAACGCCGGAAGGTAAAAAGTATGGTTTCGTTTTTATAGATTGTAAAATCACAGGCGATGCAAAATCCCAATCTGTTTATCTCGGAAGACCTTGGCGACCATTTGCGAAAACGGTCTTCATCAATACAGAGATCAGTGAAGTCATCAAACCCGAAGGCTGGCACAATTGGAACAAACCAGATGCTGAGAAGACCACATTTTATGGTGAATTTAACTCCAAAGGAATAGGGTCAAATGTAAAAGAAAGAGTTTACTGGTCTCATCAATTATCAAAAAAAGAAGCTGAGGAATATTCCATAAAAAACATCCTGTCTGGAACAGATAACTGGAATTTCAAAATTAAAAAGTAG
- a CDS encoding RagB/SusD family nutrient uptake outer membrane protein: MKLNRLISILSCLIVLFTFTSCDEFLDAENISNSNEEQQFDSTADTFTALIGVYNQVIGDDGYGQRLNLYYPQSGDDFKTSGDFNCNDRRGLSTFGACTSNPDLNKPFLKLYSGIERANLVIKNIPLSSVYQSGSAADKKLMDRYLGEAYTLRAQFYYDLIKNWGDVPLQLVPSSDLETVYLPKTDRDVIYEQMIADLATAATLVPWRSEAATSNTRITKAAVKGLRARIALARAGYSLRRDPRIMAKGSNSEVYYKIAYDECKDIITKGDHALNANFEAVFRALHDNTEDAAHEVIFAVGAFGGNAATDSKIGYYNGMRHSDNSSWKSSGGINALPVYFYEFGKFDVRRDITVASMQINDANQAILATGALCTDGKYRKSWTSITGTAQNLAIDWPMIRYSDILLMFAEADNEINGSPSAEAVNAVQQVRNRAYAGNLGQAGTIPTDKTGFFNYVVHERLLEFGGEGLRKYDLIRWNLLATKITETRQKLAQFKDGTGPYANVPSVLYYKDSPYDRTKTAQAALQAIDIYVPAGVSRADVYYTPSPGSVPSGYKTANWRLAVTQQYISDPAKGYAQYFEANRKELFPIYDDIILSNYNLKQDYGY; this comes from the coding sequence ATGAAACTTAACAGATTAATTTCAATTCTAAGTTGTTTGATCGTCTTATTCACATTTACTTCCTGTGATGAGTTCTTAGATGCAGAAAATATTTCTAACTCAAACGAAGAACAACAATTTGACAGTACAGCAGATACTTTCACTGCATTGATTGGTGTTTACAATCAGGTGATTGGTGACGATGGATATGGTCAGCGACTTAATTTATACTATCCGCAGTCAGGTGATGATTTCAAAACCTCCGGGGATTTCAACTGTAATGACAGAAGAGGACTCAGTACTTTTGGCGCATGCACATCCAATCCTGATCTAAACAAACCTTTCCTTAAATTATATTCAGGAATAGAAAGAGCAAACCTTGTTATCAAAAATATTCCATTGTCCTCTGTTTACCAAAGTGGTTCTGCAGCAGATAAAAAATTAATGGATAGATATTTGGGAGAAGCTTACACTTTGAGAGCACAATTCTATTATGATTTGATCAAAAACTGGGGCGATGTTCCTTTGCAACTGGTTCCGTCATCTGATTTGGAAACAGTTTATCTTCCTAAAACAGACAGAGACGTTATTTACGAGCAAATGATTGCTGACCTGGCAACTGCAGCTACATTAGTTCCTTGGAGATCAGAAGCAGCAACTAGCAATACGAGAATTACAAAAGCTGCTGTGAAAGGTCTTAGAGCCAGAATTGCATTGGCTAGAGCTGGATATTCCCTTAGAAGAGATCCAAGAATAATGGCGAAAGGTTCTAATTCCGAAGTTTATTACAAGATAGCTTACGATGAGTGCAAAGACATTATTACAAAAGGAGACCACGCGTTGAATGCAAATTTCGAAGCCGTTTTCAGAGCATTGCACGACAATACGGAAGATGCAGCACACGAAGTTATTTTTGCTGTGGGAGCTTTTGGAGGTAATGCCGCTACAGACAGTAAAATTGGTTACTACAACGGAATGAGACACAGTGACAATTCTTCATGGAAAAGTAGTGGTGGGATAAACGCCCTTCCGGTTTACTTCTACGAGTTCGGAAAGTTTGATGTGAGAAGAGATATTACGGTGGCATCTATGCAGATCAATGATGCAAACCAAGCAATCCTTGCAACAGGCGCTCTGTGTACAGATGGAAAATACAGAAAATCTTGGACCAGTATTACAGGAACTGCACAAAACCTTGCAATCGACTGGCCAATGATCCGCTACTCTGATATCTTACTGATGTTTGCAGAAGCTGATAATGAAATCAATGGTTCGCCATCTGCAGAAGCAGTGAATGCAGTACAGCAAGTTAGAAACCGTGCTTATGCAGGCAACCTTGGACAGGCAGGAACAATCCCAACTGACAAAACAGGATTCTTCAATTATGTCGTTCACGAGAGATTGTTGGAATTCGGAGGAGAAGGTCTAAGAAAATATGACTTGATCCGTTGGAATCTTTTAGCTACAAAAATCACTGAAACCAGACAAAAGCTCGCCCAATTTAAAGATGGAACCGGCCCGTATGCGAATGTACCTTCTGTTTTATATTACAAGGACTCTCCTTATGATAGAACAAAAACAGCACAGGCAGCGCTTCAGGCAATAGATATTTATGTACCAGCGGGTGTGAGTAGAGCCGATGTTTATTACACGCCTTCTCCGGGATCTGTACCATCAGGCTACAAAACAGCCAACTGGAGGCTTGCGGTGACACAACAATACATCAGTGATCCGGCTAAAGGATATGCTCAATATTTCGAAGCAAACAGAAAAGAATTGTTCCCGATTTATGATGACATCATCTTGTCGAATTACAATTTGAAACAGGATTACGGTTATTAG
- a CDS encoding gluconate 5-dehydrogenase: MTNLFDLTGKVALITGGTHGLGLAMAEGLGSAGAELVVTSTTPSKLEEAIKYYQSKGFKATGYIFDVTDEKQASEKVAEIESNHKQIDILINNAGIIKRIPALEMEVSDFRKVIDVDLTGPFIMSQLVARNMIKRRAGKIINICSMMSELGRDNVVAYASAKGGLKMLTKNLATEWAKHNIQVNGIGPGYFATSQTEPIRVDGHPFNEFIISRTPEGRWGNPEDLAGTAIFLGSEASNFINGQIIYVDGGILATIGKPSNE; encoded by the coding sequence ATGACAAATTTATTCGACTTAACAGGAAAAGTAGCTTTAATTACCGGTGGAACACACGGTCTTGGTTTGGCAATGGCAGAAGGTTTGGGATCGGCAGGTGCAGAACTTGTGGTGACAAGTACAACTCCTTCCAAATTGGAAGAAGCTATCAAATACTATCAATCAAAAGGTTTCAAAGCAACAGGTTATATTTTTGATGTGACCGATGAGAAACAAGCTTCTGAAAAAGTAGCAGAGATCGAATCGAATCACAAACAGATCGACATCCTTATCAATAATGCTGGAATTATCAAAAGAATTCCAGCTCTGGAAATGGAAGTTTCTGATTTCAGAAAAGTGATCGACGTAGATTTGACTGGACCTTTCATTATGTCACAATTGGTGGCGAGAAATATGATCAAAAGAAGAGCTGGAAAGATCATCAACATTTGTTCTATGATGAGCGAATTGGGCCGTGACAACGTCGTGGCTTACGCTTCTGCAAAAGGCGGATTGAAAATGCTGACCAAAAATCTGGCGACAGAATGGGCAAAACACAACATCCAAGTGAACGGAATCGGTCCTGGATATTTTGCAACTTCTCAGACCGAACCAATCCGAGTGGACGGCCATCCTTTCAACGAGTTCATTATCAGCAGAACACCGGAAGGTCGTTGGGGAAATCCAGAAGATCTTGCCGGAACCGCTATTTTCTTAGGTTCAGAAGCCAGTAATTTCATCAACGGACAAATCATCTACGTTGATGGCGGAATCTTAGCAACCATCGGAAAACCTTCAAACGAATAA
- the kduI gene encoding 5-dehydro-4-deoxy-D-glucuronate isomerase, translating into MTQSEFRYAHHPNDAKNYTTEDLRREFLINDLFVENQIKLVYTMYDRLIVGGIMPVDQALTLETIDELKAPYFLERRELGIINVGGKGKVTVDGTVYELNNKEALYIGKGNKEVTFEASNGEQPYFYINSAPAHHAFPTKKITKDEAEIVELGDAKYANRRTINKLIVNSVLETCQLQMGMTELHEGSVWNTMPSHTHTRRMEAYFYFDLEEGQTISHFMGQPTETRHIFLKNRDAVISPEWSIHSGVGTSNYSFIWGMAGENMDYGDMDAVKTDELK; encoded by the coding sequence ATGACTCAATCAGAATTCCGATATGCGCATCATCCAAACGATGCCAAAAATTACACAACAGAAGACCTTAGAAGAGAATTTCTAATCAACGATTTGTTCGTAGAAAACCAGATCAAATTGGTTTACACAATGTACGACCGTTTGATCGTTGGTGGAATTATGCCAGTTGATCAGGCTCTAACTTTAGAAACTATCGATGAATTGAAAGCGCCTTACTTCCTTGAAAGAAGAGAATTAGGAATCATCAACGTTGGCGGGAAAGGAAAAGTAACTGTGGACGGAACAGTTTACGAACTTAATAATAAGGAGGCCTTATATATAGGAAAAGGAAACAAGGAAGTAACGTTCGAAGCTTCAAACGGCGAACAACCATATTTCTATATCAATTCTGCGCCAGCTCACCACGCTTTTCCAACTAAGAAAATTACAAAAGATGAAGCGGAGATCGTAGAATTAGGCGATGCAAAATATGCAAACCGAAGAACCATCAACAAATTAATTGTGAACAGCGTTCTGGAAACTTGCCAACTTCAAATGGGAATGACCGAACTGCACGAAGGAAGCGTTTGGAACACAATGCCTTCTCACACGCACACCAGAAGAATGGAAGCTTACTTCTACTTCGATCTGGAAGAAGGGCAAACGATCTCACATTTTATGGGGCAACCGACAGAAACACGTCACATTTTCCTGAAAAACAGAGATGCAGTGATCTCTCCGGAATGGTCTATCCACTCTGGTGTTGGGACTTCCAACTACAGTTTTATTTGGGGAATGGCAGGAGAAAATATGGATTATGGCGATATGGATGCCGTAAAAACTGACGAATTAAAATAA
- a CDS encoding TonB-dependent receptor codes for MSGLKLGIQSAFIKTTIASVFLLPAFGLAQELIKVSGKITDQNKPVQNVEISVRNSKFSTMTNKAGQYELNVPKNATLVIRSKGFEEQEVEVNGQTVINVALAKYDGNKEKNIDEVVLVGYTTVSKKDVTNSIASVKGEQLADMPVNSAAEAIQGRMAGVQVTFGEGSPGSDPEIKVRGGTSITQDNAPLYIVDGIQMDNALSLISPKEIESIEVLKDASSTSIYGARGANGVVLITTKSGRKNTKTNVNYNGYTGVRTIAKTLDVMNPYDFVQYQYELYNKDGYQEQIDKFISLYGVYNEVRDANGNIIDPGINRYKTIQERNWQEEVFGKEAFNFTHNLNISGGNSNSAFTLSLNHVEEDGIMINSGYKRNMANFKYDFDISKKLKVGLTARYSQTFINGAGTTTAGSQSTNRLRNVIRYRPFENGISAGTGSDEFDTDDFATTNLVNPVLLSNNEIKYNNTDNLFLNGVITYNIIKDLTFKSVIGYVQNDQEIKQFSGPKTYLSRINSDMSVAQLTNTQTRRITNTNTLAYKKKIGDHKMDFLLGQEIVQTDGNKLDMNIKWLPTSLSPAQAFANIQLAMPPAGMIQDAPATTTTVGRLASFFARANYIYNNKYIATVSVRRDGSNSFGPNNRWANFPSASLAWKIGEENFLKDSNMINDLKLRIGYGQSGNDRIAAFLYDTFYTPSSQYGYTGGTGIITGSAPGNIMANPNIKWEATVSKNVGLDFTVFNKKVYGAIDAYITDTKDLLLLAKIPQTSGYEYQYQNSGKTQNKGLEFSLGAIIVGNENFTWKTDFNVAANKNVIKSLGSLTESGTDYYLVPSGWVNNLFDFKVQVNQPVGMFYGYVTEGRYEISDFDFNPANNTYKLKAGIPSTSSVALGNRVVQPGDLKLRDLNGDGIIDTKDQTDLGNAQPKFYGGFNQTFKYKNFDMSLFFNFSVGNKVYNANKIEFTTKYQYTDQNMLAEMADRWKWFGADGVKVTDPTALAALNANTTMWTPTGGNYFLHSYAIEDGSFLRLNNVTLGYSLPKDALSMLGISNLRLYATANNVFTITGYSGYDPEVSTRKSTLTPAVDYAAFPRSRFFLTGVDITF; via the coding sequence ATGAGTGGTTTAAAACTAGGTATTCAAAGTGCTTTTATTAAAACGACGATCGCATCAGTCTTTTTATTACCGGCATTTGGTTTGGCTCAAGAGTTAATTAAGGTTTCCGGGAAGATCACTGATCAGAACAAGCCTGTACAGAATGTAGAAATTTCAGTGAGAAATTCGAAGTTTTCTACAATGACGAATAAAGCTGGACAGTATGAACTGAATGTACCTAAAAATGCAACCCTTGTAATCAGATCAAAAGGATTTGAGGAGCAAGAGGTAGAAGTGAATGGACAAACCGTTATCAATGTTGCATTGGCAAAGTATGACGGAAACAAAGAAAAGAATATTGATGAAGTTGTACTAGTTGGTTACACAACCGTTTCTAAAAAAGATGTTACCAACTCGATTGCTTCTGTAAAAGGAGAACAGTTAGCTGATATGCCTGTAAACAGTGCAGCGGAAGCAATCCAGGGAAGAATGGCCGGAGTACAGGTGACTTTTGGAGAGGGTTCTCCTGGGTCCGATCCTGAGATTAAAGTAAGAGGTGGAACTTCCATAACGCAGGATAACGCACCGTTGTACATTGTAGATGGAATCCAGATGGATAATGCACTATCACTCATCTCACCTAAAGAAATAGAATCGATAGAGGTTTTGAAAGATGCTTCGTCTACTTCCATTTACGGTGCAAGAGGAGCAAATGGAGTAGTCCTCATCACGACAAAAAGTGGTAGGAAAAATACGAAAACAAACGTCAACTACAACGGTTATACTGGTGTTCGTACCATTGCAAAAACTTTGGACGTGATGAATCCTTATGACTTTGTACAGTATCAATATGAATTGTACAACAAAGACGGTTATCAAGAACAAATTGATAAATTCATTAGCTTATATGGCGTTTACAATGAAGTAAGAGATGCTAATGGAAATATAATTGATCCAGGAATCAACAGATACAAAACCATCCAGGAGAGAAATTGGCAGGAGGAAGTTTTCGGTAAGGAAGCATTCAACTTTACGCACAACCTTAATATCTCTGGAGGTAATTCTAATTCAGCATTTACATTATCATTAAACCACGTTGAGGAAGATGGTATTATGATCAACTCTGGCTATAAAAGAAATATGGCCAATTTCAAATATGATTTTGATATCAGCAAAAAATTGAAAGTCGGATTGACAGCAAGGTACAGTCAAACCTTCATCAATGGTGCAGGAACTACAACTGCAGGCTCACAAAGTACAAACAGACTTAGAAACGTGATCCGATACAGACCTTTTGAAAACGGAATCAGTGCAGGAACAGGTTCTGATGAGTTTGATACAGATGATTTCGCAACTACCAACTTGGTGAATCCGGTATTATTATCTAATAACGAAATCAAGTACAATAATACCGATAACTTATTCCTAAATGGTGTTATTACATATAACATTATCAAAGATTTAACTTTCAAAAGTGTGATTGGATATGTGCAGAATGATCAGGAGATTAAGCAATTTTCCGGTCCTAAAACATATCTATCAAGAATCAATTCTGATATGTCCGTTGCACAATTAACAAACACACAGACAAGAAGAATTACCAATACCAATACGCTTGCCTACAAGAAAAAAATTGGTGATCATAAAATGGATTTCCTTTTAGGTCAGGAGATTGTGCAGACAGATGGTAACAAGCTTGATATGAATATCAAATGGTTGCCTACATCACTTTCTCCGGCACAGGCGTTTGCAAATATTCAATTGGCGATGCCACCTGCAGGAATGATCCAGGATGCGCCTGCTACAACTACTACGGTTGGCAGATTGGCTTCTTTCTTTGCAAGAGCTAACTATATTTATAACAACAAATATATAGCAACAGTCTCTGTAAGAAGAGATGGATCCAACTCTTTCGGACCAAATAACAGATGGGCTAATTTTCCATCAGCATCATTGGCATGGAAGATTGGGGAAGAGAATTTCCTTAAGGATTCCAATATGATCAATGATCTAAAACTACGTATCGGTTACGGACAATCTGGAAATGACAGAATTGCCGCTTTCCTATATGATACTTTCTACACACCATCTAGCCAGTACGGTTACACGGGAGGTACAGGTATCATCACAGGTTCTGCGCCAGGAAATATTATGGCAAATCCTAACATCAAGTGGGAGGCGACAGTTTCTAAAAATGTTGGTTTAGACTTTACTGTATTCAATAAGAAAGTTTATGGTGCTATTGATGCTTACATCACGGATACAAAAGATTTGTTGTTATTAGCAAAAATTCCTCAAACATCTGGATATGAATACCAATATCAGAATTCTGGGAAAACACAGAACAAAGGTTTGGAATTTAGTTTAGGAGCAATCATCGTTGGTAATGAAAACTTTACCTGGAAAACAGATTTCAACGTTGCTGCAAACAAAAACGTGATAAAAAGCTTAGGTTCATTAACTGAGTCAGGTACGGATTACTATTTGGTACCATCTGGATGGGTGAACAATTTATTTGATTTCAAAGTTCAGGTAAATCAGCCAGTCGGGATGTTCTACGGCTATGTGACAGAAGGAAGATATGAAATCAGTGATTTTGATTTCAATCCCGCAAACAATACTTACAAATTGAAAGCAGGCATTCCATCTACCAGTTCTGTAGCATTAGGAAACAGAGTAGTGCAACCCGGAGATTTGAAGTTGAGAGATTTGAATGGCGATGGCATCATTGATACGAAAGATCAAACTGATCTTGGAAATGCTCAGCCGAAGTTTTATGGTGGTTTCAACCAGACTTTCAAATACAAGAATTTTGATATGAGCTTATTCTTCAACTTCTCGGTAGGGAATAAAGTTTATAATGCAAACAAGATAGAATTTACCACCAAATACCAATACACAGATCAAAACATGCTGGCCGAGATGGCTGACAGATGGAAGTGGTTTGGTGCAGATGGCGTGAAGGTAACAGATCCGACTGCTTTAGCGGCACTCAATGCCAATACAACGATGTGGACTCCTACAGGAGGTAACTATTTTTTACACTCGTATGCAATCGAGGATGGTTCTTTCTTAAGGCTGAACAACGTCACTCTTGGTTACTCACTACCAAAAGATGCTTTGTCTATGCTTGGGATTAGCAACCTTAGATTATACGCTACAGCTAATAATGTTTTTACAATTACCGGTTATTCAGGATATGATCCGGAGGTGAGTACTAGAAAAAGTACACTCACTCCAGCAGTGGACTACGCCGCTTTTCCACGAAGCAGATTTTTCTTAACAGGTGTTGATATAACTTTTTAA